The Theropithecus gelada isolate Dixy chromosome 11, Tgel_1.0, whole genome shotgun sequence genome includes a region encoding these proteins:
- the SLC11A2 gene encoding natural resistance-associated macrophage protein 2, which produces MVLGLEQKMSDDSVSGDHGESACLGTVNPVSSNPSLPRSPGDSEEYFATYFNEKISIPEEEYSCFSFRKLWAFTGPGFLMSIAYLDPGNIESDLQSGAVAGFKLLWILLLATLVGLLLQRLAARLGVVTGLHLAEVCHRQYPKVPRIILWLMVELAIIGSDMQEVIGSAIAINLLSVGRIPLWGGVLITIADTFVFLFLDKYGLRKLEAFFGFLITIMALTFGYEYVTVKPSQSQVLKGMFVPSCSGCRTPQIEQAVGIVGAVIMPHNMYLHSALVKSRQVNRNNKQEVREANKYFFIESCIALFVSFIINVFVVSVFAEAFFGKTNEQVVEVCTNTSSPHAGLFPKDNSTLAVDIYKGGVVLGCYFGPAALYIWAVGILAAGQSSTMTGTYSGQFVMEGFLNLKWSRFARVILTRSIAIIPTLLVAVFQDVEHLTGMNDFLNVLQSLQLPFALIPILTFTSLRPVMSDFANGLGWRIAGGILVLIICSINMYFVVVYVQELGHVALYVVAAVVSVAYLGFVFYLGWQCLIALGMSFLDCGHTYHLGLTAQPELYLLNAMDADSLVSR; this is translated from the exons ATGGTGTTGGGTCTTGAACAGAAGATGTCAGATG ACAGCGTTTCTGGAGATCATGGGGAGTCTGCCTGTCTTGGTACTGtcaaccctgtctctagtaatcCCTCTCTTCCACGGTCCCCTGGGGACTCAGAGGAGTACTTCGCCACTTACTTTAATGAGAAGATCTCCATTCCTGAGGAAGAG TACTCTTGTTTTAGCTTTCGTAAACTCTGGGCTTTCACCGGACCAGGCTTTCTTATGAGCATTGCTTACCTGGATCCAGGAAATATTGAATCCGATTTGCAGTCTGGAGCAGTGGCTGGATTTAAG TTGCTCTGGATCCTTCTGTTGGCCACCCTTGTGGGGCTGCTGCTCCAGCGGCTTGCAGCTAGACTGGGAGTGGTCACTGGGCTGCATCTTGCTGAAGTATGTCACCGTCAGTATCCCAAG GTCCCACGGATCATCCTGTGGCTGATGGTGGAGCTGGCTATCATCGGCTCAGATATGCAAGAAGTCATTGGCTCAGCCATTGCCATCAATCTTCTGTCTGTAGGAAG GATTCCTCTGTGGGGTGGCGTTCTCATCACCATTGCAGatacttttgtatttctcttcttGGACAAATATG GCTTACGGAAGCTCGAAGCATTTTTTGGCTTTCTCATCACTATTATGGCCCTCACATTTGGATATGAG TATGTTACAGTGAAACCCAGCCAGAGCCAGGTACTCAAGGGCATGTTCGTACCATCCTGTTCAGGCTGTCGCACTCCACAGATTGAACAGGCTGTGGGCATCGTGGGAGCTGTCATCATGCCACACAACATGTACCTGCATTCTGCCTTAGTCAAG TCTAGACAGGTAAACCGGAACAATAAGCAGGAAGTTCGAGAAGCCAATAAGTACTTTTTCATTGAATCCTGCATTGCACTCTTTGTTTCCTTCATCATCAACGTCTTTGTTGTCTCAGTCTTTGCTGAAGCATTTTTTGGGAAAACCAATGAGCAGGTG GTTGAAGTCTGTACGAACACCAGCAGTCCTCATGCTGGCCTCTTTCCTAAAGATAACTCGACACTGGCTGTGGACATCTACAAAGGG GGTGTTGTGCTGGGATGTTACTTTGGGCCTGCTGCACTCTACATTTGGGCAGTGGGGATCCTGGCTGCAGGACAGAGCTCCACCATGACAGGAACCTATTCTGGCCAGTTTGTCATGGAG ggaTTCCTGAACCTAAAGTGGTCACGCTTTGCCCGAGTGATTCTGACTCGCTCTATTGCCATCATCCCCACTCTGCTTGTTGCTGTCTTCCAAGATGTAGAGCATCTAACAGGGATGAATGACTTCCTGAATGTTCTACAGAGCTTACAG cttCCCTTTGCCCTCATACCCATCCTCACATTTACGAGCTTGCGGCCAGTAATGAGTGACTTTGCCAATGGACT AGGCTGGCGGATTGCAGGAGGAATCTTGGTCCTTATCATCTGTTCCATCAATATGTACTTTGTAGTGGTTTATGTCCAGGAACTAGGGCATGTGGCATTGTATGTGGTGGCTGCTGTGGTCAGCGTGGCTTATCTGGGCTTTGTGTTCTACTTG